From a single Lewinella sp. LCG006 genomic region:
- the atpG gene encoding ATP synthase F1 subunit gamma, with amino-acid sequence MANLKEVRDRIASVQNTQQITKAMKMVSAAKLRRAQDAITQMRPYANKLDSMLRNILSNLEGDAGTVFGQERPVERACIVVVTSNRGLCGAFNTNVIKAALAAMNGKFADVHARGNLTMLFIGKKGNEYFKKRYADSVNIISDYVNLFDDLSFDNTKKVATYLMDNFKDGRFDAVEVAYGEFRNAAIQNTVHVPFLPVPKVEMEEGDTNLRADYIFEPSKEGLLSHLVPSILQTQFHKFNLDTQASEHGARMTAMDSATENANDLLRDLKISYNKARQEAITNEILEIVGGAAALESA; translated from the coding sequence ATGGCTAATTTAAAAGAAGTCCGTGACCGGATTGCTTCGGTCCAAAATACTCAGCAGATCACCAAAGCCATGAAGATGGTTTCGGCAGCCAAGCTGCGGCGTGCACAGGATGCGATCACTCAGATGCGCCCTTACGCCAACAAGCTGGACAGTATGCTGCGCAATATCCTTTCTAACCTGGAAGGAGATGCCGGTACTGTTTTTGGCCAGGAACGTCCAGTAGAACGTGCCTGTATTGTCGTCGTCACTTCCAATCGTGGTCTTTGTGGAGCGTTTAACACCAACGTGATCAAAGCAGCACTGGCCGCCATGAACGGTAAGTTTGCTGATGTTCACGCACGTGGCAACCTCACGATGCTGTTTATTGGTAAGAAAGGCAATGAGTATTTCAAGAAGCGTTACGCTGACTCAGTCAACATCATTTCCGATTACGTCAACCTGTTTGATGACCTGAGTTTTGACAATACCAAGAAGGTAGCTACTTACCTGATGGACAATTTTAAAGATGGACGTTTTGACGCGGTAGAGGTTGCTTACGGTGAATTCCGCAATGCAGCTATCCAAAATACGGTTCATGTTCCTTTTCTGCCAGTACCGAAGGTGGAAATGGAGGAAGGTGATACCAATCTTCGCGCAGACTATATCTTCGAGCCAAGCAAAGAGGGCTTACTGAGCCACTTGGTGCCAAGTATTCTACAAACGCAGTTCCACAAGTTCAACCTGGATACCCAAGCTTCTGAGCATGGGGCCCGGATGACTGCCATGGATTCTGCAACAGAGAACGCCAACGATTTACTGCGTGATCTGAAAATATCCTACAACAAAGCACGTCAAGAGGCAATCACCAACGAAATCCTCGAGATTGTCGGTGGTGCGGCAGCCCTGGAAAGTGCTTAG
- the atpA gene encoding F0F1 ATP synthase subunit alpha has product MVDVKPDEISAILKQQLSGFDSATQLEEYGTVLEVGDGIARVYGLLNARAGELVEFETGVQAIVLNLEEDNVGVVMMGPSDGLREGSRVHRTGRIASINVGEGYLGRVVNPLGEPIDGKGEITGTTYEMPLERKAPGVIYRQPVNEPLQTGIKAIDAMIPIGRGQRELIIGDRQTGKTAIAIDTILNQKEFYDRGEPVYCIYVACGQKASTVAQVARVLEENGAMPYSVIVSSSAADPAPLQFYAPFAGASIGEFFRDTGRPALIIYDDLSKQAVAYREVSLLLRRPPGREAYPGDVFYLHSRLLERAAKVIADDGLAQNMNDLPDSLKEAGIVKGGGSLTALPIIETQAGDVSAYIPTNVISITDGQIFLESNLFNAGIRPAINVGISVSRVGGSAQIKSMKKVSGTLKLDQAQYRELEAFAKFGSDLDAATLSVIEKGKRNVEILKQPQYSPVAVEKQVAIIYLGTKGMLRDVPVEKVKEFEEFFLSEMERREQGVLDNFRAGKYQDEDLAKLEALAKELTAQYKK; this is encoded by the coding sequence ATGGTTGACGTAAAACCTGATGAAATCTCCGCAATCCTTAAGCAGCAACTGTCTGGTTTTGACAGTGCTACGCAGCTAGAGGAATATGGCACCGTATTAGAGGTGGGTGACGGTATCGCCCGCGTTTACGGTTTGTTGAACGCCCGTGCGGGTGAGCTCGTTGAATTTGAAACTGGCGTTCAGGCCATCGTACTGAACCTGGAAGAAGACAATGTTGGTGTGGTTATGATGGGGCCTAGTGATGGTCTTCGTGAAGGCTCACGGGTTCATCGTACTGGCCGTATTGCATCTATTAACGTAGGGGAGGGATACCTTGGCCGCGTAGTGAACCCATTGGGTGAGCCTATCGACGGTAAGGGAGAAATCACTGGCACTACTTACGAGATGCCTTTGGAGCGTAAAGCTCCTGGTGTAATCTACCGCCAGCCAGTAAACGAACCCCTACAGACGGGTATCAAAGCTATCGATGCGATGATTCCTATCGGTCGTGGCCAGCGGGAATTGATCATTGGTGACCGCCAAACGGGTAAGACAGCGATCGCTATTGACACCATCCTGAACCAGAAAGAATTTTACGATCGCGGTGAGCCTGTTTACTGTATCTACGTAGCTTGTGGACAGAAGGCCTCAACCGTAGCACAAGTAGCACGTGTACTCGAAGAGAACGGTGCTATGCCTTACTCGGTGATCGTGTCTTCCTCTGCCGCTGATCCTGCTCCTTTGCAGTTCTACGCACCATTTGCAGGTGCATCTATCGGTGAGTTCTTCCGGGATACTGGCCGCCCAGCACTGATCATCTATGATGATTTGTCTAAGCAGGCCGTAGCTTACCGTGAGGTATCGCTGCTGCTGCGTCGTCCTCCAGGTCGTGAGGCCTATCCTGGTGATGTATTCTACCTGCACAGTCGTCTGTTGGAGCGTGCCGCTAAGGTAATCGCTGATGATGGCTTGGCTCAGAATATGAATGACCTTCCGGATAGCTTGAAAGAAGCAGGTATCGTTAAAGGTGGTGGTTCTTTGACGGCATTGCCGATCATTGAAACCCAGGCTGGTGACGTTTCTGCCTATATCCCTACCAACGTAATTTCGATTACCGACGGTCAGATCTTCCTCGAATCCAACCTGTTCAACGCAGGTATTCGTCCGGCGATCAACGTAGGTATCTCTGTAAGCCGGGTAGGTGGTTCTGCGCAGATCAAGTCAATGAAGAAAGTATCTGGTACCTTGAAACTGGATCAGGCACAGTACCGCGAATTGGAAGCATTTGCCAAGTTCGGTTCTGACCTCGATGCGGCTACCCTTTCGGTGATCGAAAAAGGTAAGCGTAACGTGGAAATCCTGAAGCAGCCTCAGTATTCTCCGGTAGCGGTAGAAAAGCAGGTAGCTATCATTTACTTGGGTACCAAAGGTATGTTGCGTGATGTTCCTGTTGAGAAAGTGAAAGAATTCGAAGAGTTCTTCCTCTCTGAAATGGAACGCCGCGAACAAGGAGTACTGGACAACTTCCGTGCTGGTAAATACCAGGATGAAGACCTTGCGAAGCTGGAAGCTTTGGCAAAGGAGCTAACGGCTCAGTACAAGAAGTAA
- the atpH gene encoding ATP synthase F1 subunit delta, whose product MSVQRIAGRYAKSLLDLAREQNKLDRVLEDVKSFQAASKNRDFYLLLKSPIVNARKKLSILDALFKDKYDEMTMAFLRILVNKGREPYLPEVAEEFITQYKKIKHISTVKVTTAKPMTAAAMEALKAKLTVSDATAQSVEIETAVNPELIGGFILELDDKIYDASVAQKLEEVKRSLLS is encoded by the coding sequence ATGTCAGTACAAAGAATCGCAGGACGCTACGCTAAATCCTTGTTGGACTTGGCTCGGGAGCAAAACAAGCTCGACCGGGTACTGGAAGACGTGAAGTCTTTTCAGGCTGCCAGCAAAAACCGGGACTTCTACCTGCTGTTAAAGAGCCCTATCGTTAATGCTCGCAAGAAGCTTTCCATCCTCGATGCCTTGTTCAAGGATAAGTACGATGAGATGACGATGGCTTTTCTGCGCATTCTGGTAAATAAAGGCCGTGAGCCTTACCTGCCAGAAGTAGCGGAAGAGTTTATTACTCAGTACAAAAAGATCAAGCACATTTCTACTGTAAAAGTGACTACGGCAAAGCCCATGACGGCTGCTGCTATGGAAGCGTTGAAGGCAAAACTTACAGTAAGTGATGCAACGGCCCAATCGGTAGAGATCGAAACAGCGGTAAACCCTGAACTGATCGGTGGATTTATCCTGGAGTTGGATGACAAAATCTACGACGCCAGTGTCGCGCAGAAACTGGAAGAAGTGAAGCGCAGCCTGCTTAGCTAA
- the atpF gene encoding F0F1 ATP synthase subunit B — translation MNIFLLADFSVIKPDPGLIFWTSIIFIVLWTVLGRMAFKPIQNALKKRDNDIQEALDEAKKAREEMSNVQAENQKLLTEAREERARMLKEAKETKDQIVKEAKDQAREEAKKIVTNAQQEIENQRKVAMAELKKEVGAMAIGIAEKVLRKQLAGDKEQEQFVNTLVDDIKLN, via the coding sequence ATGAATATTTTTCTGTTAGCTGATTTTTCTGTTATCAAACCAGATCCAGGTTTGATCTTCTGGACGTCTATCATCTTTATTGTACTGTGGACGGTACTAGGTCGGATGGCTTTCAAGCCAATTCAGAACGCTTTGAAAAAGCGTGACAACGATATCCAAGAAGCATTGGATGAAGCTAAGAAGGCGCGCGAAGAGATGTCGAACGTGCAGGCGGAAAACCAAAAGCTCCTGACGGAAGCTCGCGAAGAGCGTGCTCGGATGTTGAAAGAAGCCAAAGAAACGAAGGATCAGATCGTCAAAGAGGCCAAAGATCAGGCGCGCGAAGAAGCGAAGAAGATCGTGACCAATGCCCAGCAGGAAATCGAGAACCAGCGTAAGGTAGCGATGGCCGAGCTTAAGAAAGAAGTTGGTGCTATGGCGATTGGTATCGCAGAAAAAGTATTGCGCAAGCAACTGGCCGGCGACAAAGAGCAGGAGCAGTTTGTCAATACTTTGGTAGACGATATCAAGCTCAATTAA
- the atpE gene encoding ATP synthase F0 subunit C has protein sequence MGAIGAGIAALGAGIGVGLIGSHAMDAIARQPEAVGDIRNNMIVTAALVEGAALFAIVVGLLAG, from the coding sequence ATGGGTGCAATTGGAGCAGGTATTGCCGCATTAGGAGCCGGAATCGGCGTAGGTTTGATTGGTAGCCACGCAATGGATGCTATCGCACGTCAGCCAGAAGCTGTTGGTGATATTCGTAACAACATGATCGTTACTGCGGCCCTCGTAGAAGGTGCTGCACTGTTTGCTATCGTAGTAGGCCTTTTGGCTGGCTAA
- the atpB gene encoding F0F1 ATP synthase subunit A — protein MKVSSRFSSYLFVVVLALLSGPIFAQHDHDEHGHDHSHDAAATTSPGEHGGCGDHAEDGEYDPVSTVMNHIADANEFHVWKDLHIPLPVFLYAPEHGWTIGTSSMFHHGHAAVDGYVLNHGRANRIADDSFPMGEVHIDGILHQVETITDDKGKTKEKDVYFACAKGELWKLDKPSTLDGGILGGGITSFYDFSITKNVFTMILASLLLIFIWGAVAKGYKKNEGKAPSGIQSFFEPFFTFIRDEVTKPMIGPKYERFQPFIMTLFFFILFCNLLGLIPFFPGGANVTGNLAVTLVLAVLAFIITNIHGNGHYWEHVVWMPGVPTFVKPILTIVEVLGLFIKPFSLMIRLFANISAGHIIILSLIGLIFLFGENGASVGGAATGAFIGGLFTAFMNLIELLVAFLQAFIFAILTASYIGAAVEEHEHHDHEHAH, from the coding sequence GTGAAAGTATCTTCCCGTTTCTCATCTTATCTTTTCGTAGTGGTGCTGGCACTATTGTCAGGCCCCATTTTTGCTCAGCACGATCATGACGAGCATGGTCATGATCATTCCCATGATGCCGCAGCTACCACCTCCCCAGGTGAGCACGGCGGTTGTGGCGATCATGCCGAGGATGGCGAGTACGATCCGGTATCTACAGTAATGAATCACATTGCTGATGCCAACGAGTTCCACGTGTGGAAAGATCTTCATATTCCACTCCCCGTATTTCTTTATGCCCCTGAGCATGGCTGGACAATAGGTACGAGTAGTATGTTTCACCACGGACATGCAGCTGTTGATGGTTATGTTCTCAACCATGGACGTGCCAATCGTATTGCTGATGACAGCTTCCCTATGGGCGAAGTACACATTGACGGCATTCTACACCAAGTAGAAACCATTACCGACGACAAAGGAAAGACCAAAGAGAAAGACGTTTACTTCGCTTGTGCGAAAGGTGAACTTTGGAAATTGGACAAGCCATCTACCTTAGATGGTGGTATTTTAGGTGGAGGTATAACCTCTTTCTACGATTTCTCTATTACCAAGAACGTGTTCACCATGATCCTGGCTTCATTGCTGTTGATCTTCATCTGGGGAGCTGTTGCTAAAGGTTACAAGAAAAATGAAGGCAAAGCTCCTTCGGGCATTCAGTCGTTCTTCGAGCCTTTCTTTACCTTTATTCGTGATGAGGTAACGAAGCCGATGATCGGGCCTAAGTACGAGCGCTTTCAGCCGTTTATCATGACCTTGTTCTTCTTTATCCTGTTTTGTAACCTTCTAGGGTTGATTCCTTTCTTCCCTGGTGGTGCCAACGTAACGGGTAATTTGGCTGTGACCTTGGTTTTGGCTGTACTGGCCTTTATCATCACTAATATCCATGGCAACGGACATTACTGGGAGCACGTAGTATGGATGCCGGGTGTACCGACGTTCGTAAAGCCAATTCTAACTATCGTAGAGGTATTAGGACTTTTCATCAAGCCGTTCTCGTTGATGATTCGTTTGTTTGCCAACATTTCTGCAGGTCACATTATCATCCTCAGTTTGATCGGTTTGATCTTCTTGTTTGGTGAGAATGGTGCAAGCGTTGGTGGTGCTGCAACAGGCGCATTCATCGGTGGCTTGTTTACCGCCTTTATGAACCTGATCGAGTTGTTGGTAGCCTTCCTACAGGCGTTCATCTTTGCTATCCTGACGGCCTCTTACATTGGAGCTGCGGTAGAAGAGCACGAACACCACGACCACGAACACGCACATTAA